The Sinorhizobium alkalisoli genomic interval GGAGGATACGATCATCGGCCTGATCTTCACCTCCTTCTTCGGGCTCGGGCTTTTCATGGTGTCATTGTCGCCGACCTCGGTGAACATCCAGACGATCGTGCTCGGCAATATCCTCGCCATCACGCCCGCCGACACGCTGCAGCTGGCGATCATCGGATTCGTCTCTCTCGCGATCCTCTCCGCCAAATGGAAGGATCTGATGGTGACCTTCTTCGACGAGAGCCACGCCCGCTCGATCGGCATCAACACGATGTTCCTGAAGGTGCTGTTCTTCGCCCTGCTCTCCGCCTCGACCGTGGCCGCGCTCCAGACCGTCGGCGCCTTTCTCGTCATTGCCATGGTCGTGACGCCCGGCGCGACCGGTTATCTGCTGACGGACCGCTTCCCGCGGCTGATCGTCATCAGCATTGCCATCGGCGCACTCACCAGCTTCGTCGGCGCCTATGCGAGCTATTTCCTCGACGGGGCGACCGGCGGCATCATCATCGTGCTGCAGACGCTGATCTTCCTTCTCGCCTTCGTGCTTGCCCCGAAACATGGCCTCATCGCCGCTCGCCGCCGCGCATCCGCAGCCCTGGAGGCTCAGCGATGATATCTCTCGACATGCTGACCGCCGTCTTTGAGTTCGAGTTCATGCGCAACGCGCTGATCATCTCGGTGCTCGTCGCAATCCCCACCGCCATGCTCTCCTGCTATCTCGTGCTGAAGGGCTGGTCGCTGATGGGCGACGCGATCTCGCATGCGGTTTTCCCGGGCGTCGTCGTCTCCTACATCGTCGGCCTGCCGCTTGCCGTCGGCGCCTTCGCCGCCGGCATGTGTTGCGCGCTCCTGACCGGCTATCTCAAGGAGAACAGCCGCATCAAGCAGGACACGGTGATGGGCGTGGTCTTTTCCGGCATGTTCGGCCTCGGGCTCGTGCTCTACGTGAATATCCAGAGCGATGTGCATCTCGATCACATCCTCTTCGGCGACATGCTCGGCATCGGCTGGGCCGACATCCTCGAGACCGGTGTAATCGCACTCATTGCCGCCGGCGTGCTCGCGGTCAAATGGCGCGACCTGCTGCTTCACGCCTTCGATCCGGCCCAAGCGCGTGCGGTCGGACTGCCGGTCGCGTGGCTGCATTACGGCCTGCTTGCGATCCTGTCGCTGACGATCGTCGGCGCGCTGAAGGCCGTCGGACTGATCCTCGCAATCGCCATGCTGATAGCCCCCGGTGCGATCGCCTATCTGCTGACCCGGACCTTCAGCAGCATGCTCGTGACCGCGGTCCTGATCGCCGTCGTCGCGTCCTTCTCCGGCGTCTACATCTCCTTCTTCATCGACAGCGCCCCGGCGCCCACCATCGTGCTGCTGATGACGGCGATATTCCTTCTCGCCTTCGGCTATTCCACCTGGAGGACGGCACGGATGGAGGCGCAGCGCAGCCGCACCCGTTAGCGGCGAGAAGCCACTGGAGAGCGGCACCCTGATCCCCTATTGTGCGCCCTTTCAGTTGAGTGAAAGTGAGTTGCAGACCGATGGAGAGAAAGCATAGGGGCCGCGCCGGCATTGCTTTCTTCACGGGTGCCGTCGCGCTGATCTTCACGGCGATCCTGGCCACCGTGCTTCTTGCAAACGAGCAGCGTAATCTGAAGCAGCTTCTGGCCGCACTGGGACTACCGGCAAGCACACCGGAACCGGAAGAACCGCCCGCGCCACCTCGCCCGCCGCCGCGCATGCCACCGCCGCAGGTGATGCTTCCGGAGCGTATCTTTGCGGATCTCGATGCGCCGGAGCAGCAGTTCCTCCGGCAGATCCGCAGCAATCCGCGAGCGCTTTGCGACGGCCTGCGCGATGCCGGCTTCCGCAATCTCGAATGGACGGCCGCCGAAAGCGGCCGCTGGGAGTGCTCCTCGCTCGTCCCCTTCCCACGGCCGGGGGAGGAGAAGAGCTCGTCGATCTTCATCTTCGTAAAGGGCAGCGACCAGGACGAGATCTCCTCCTTCCGGGTGAAGTTGAACATCGAACATCCCGAAGACGCCCAGGCCGTGACCAGCGCTGCGGCACGGGCCGCATCGGTGTTTCTCACCCATGTGCGCTGGGCCGACCGCGAGAGCATCGCGCTCAAGATCCAGGCGCTCGACGCGTTCGATCTTGAGCGCTTCGGCAGCCGCATCCGGTTCGCCCAAGAATCCGGCGAAACCCCGCGTTACAACTTCCTTGCCAATCAAAGGACCGAAACGCGGGCGAAGACCATTGCCGGGACCTACTTCGATCGGGAGAAATGGCTGACGCCGGGCGACGGTTCGCCGGTTACCTTTGTCCTCGGTCCCGCGGCCTGGAATGCCGGTGGCGCTGGGCGGAACGATAGACGCTGACAGCGACTCTCAGCGATCGATACGGGTCGAAAGGATGATCGAGGAGAGCGTCTTTTCCACGCCGTCGATTTCGCCGATACGGTCGATCAGCAGATCCAGCTCGCTGATCGAGCTTGCCGCGACGACGGCAATGAGATCGAAACTGCCGCTGACCGAATGCAGCGTCCGGATCTCCCGGATCGCCGCAAGCTCGGGCGTGACGCGGCTCAAGGCCCGCGGCGCGATGGTGATCAGCATATGCGCCTTCACCAGCCCCTTCTCGTAAGTCTCCGACAGCCGCACGCCGTAGCCGGCGATCACGCCCTCGCGCTCGAGCCGCTCGATGCGCGCCTGCACGGTCGTGCGCGAGAGGCCGAGCCGCCGCGCGATCGTCGCCGTCGGCATGCGGGCGTTTTCGCTGAGGATGGCGAGAAGTTCACGGTCCTTGGCGGTAACCTGCATAATGTCGATCCTGATCGGCGAAATGCCGATTTCCTCACATCGATTTAGTCATTTCAACGCTTCAAAGCAATGGTGGATAGGAGGAGAATGATAATGGAAGGATTCATACTCAGGGGAAGAAGAATGAAAGAGATCGTTGTCATCGGTGCCGGCAAGATCGGATCGACCATCGCGCGCATGCTCGCCCACTCCGGCGATTACCGTGTCTGCGTCGTCGACCGCAACGCCGAGCAACTGCAGGACGTCGCAAAGCACGACGCCATCTCGTCGGCCGTCGTCGACATCGCCGACGGACAAGCGCTCGTCGATCTGCTCAAGGGCAAGTTCGCGGTGCTGAGCGCCGCACCGTTTCACCTCACGGTCGCGATCGCCGAGGCGGCCGCTAGAGCCGGTATTCATTATCTCGACCTGACGGAAGACGTCGAATCGACCCGGCAGGTCAAGGCGATCGCGGCAAAAGCCAATTCCGCCTTCATCCCGCAATGCGGGCTTGCGCCCGGCTTCATCTCGATCGTCGCCTACGATCTCGCCAAGCGCTTCGACAAGCTAGAAAGCGTGCGCATGCGCGTCGGCGCCCTGCCGCAATATCCGTCGAATGCACTCAACTACAATCTGACCTGGAGCACGGACGGAGTCATCAACGAGTATATCGAGCCCTGCGAGGCCATCGTCGAAGGCACGCTGGTCGAAGTGCCGGCCATGGAAGCGCGCGAGGAATTCTCGCTCGACGGCGTCACCTACGAGGCCTTCAACACCTCGGGCGGCCTCGGCACGCTCTGCGAAACGCTCGCGAGCAAGGTTCGCACGCTGAACTACAAGACGATCCGCTATCCCGGCCATGCCGCCATCTTCAAGGCGCTCCTGAACGATCTCGGCCTGCGCCATCGCCGCGAGGTCCTGAAGGACATCCTGGAAAACGCCCTGCCGACCACCACGCAGGACGTCGTGGTCATCTTCGTCACCGTTTCCGGCTTCCGCGACGGACACCTGGTCCAGGAAACCTATGCCAACAAGGTCTATAGCGGCGTCGTGGCCGGGCGGATGCAAAGCGCCATCCAGATCACCACGGCCGGCAGCATCTGCGCCGTGCTCGACCTTCTGGCAGAAGACAAGATCCCGACCGAGGGCTTCATCCGCCAGGAGGATATCGCGCTCGACACCTTCCTCTCCAACCGCTTCGGCCGCCACTACGCGCAGAAGCATGAGGCAGAGCGCGCGGCGAGCTGACGCGCGGCCCGACTATTCCAAAATCCAGTCGCAAAAGGGGCCGATTTCATTCGGATGTTTGCGACAAGGATCCCTCGTCCACTTGCCTGAAGGTTTTCGATGCGGGCCGCGAGGTGACGGTTGCCACCGGGTGCATTCCGACCCGCGTTGGAAAACGTTCAGGATAACGGAGATTCAGTTCGAAGGCAGCGGAGGGCTGCTTGGGGCATATCCGCCTTGTCCTTGGGCAAGGAATTGCACGATTACCGAGAGCAATGCCTCCGCACTATAGCGATCGAGCATGACCTCGACTGTTGTGTCGGTGGATGATGTTAGGTCAAGGGTTCCGATGAGCGGGTCCCTCGACGAGACAGCAATGTCATTGCCATGAAACTCCGCTCTGATCGTGGCTCCGTCTTCCATGTGACGCTTCCCCTCGACGCCAATTGTTTCAGGCAAGTCGAGCGGAATTTATCCGTATCCGTCAACCGGCTAAATGGGATGAGCCCGATCCGTATCTTCCGAACTACTCTCTGATCCCCCCCCCGCCTTGGTTGCGTACGCAGTCATTGCAGTGACCGCCAGCATTGGCCTTTCCTGTAAATCCCTGCCGCCCCCCCTGACCTTCCAACGCCACCGGCTTTGGCGCGAAATCTGGGATATTTGCGAAGGATCATACGGCGGACGGAATACGCGCGATGACCTTGATCTCGAAATCGAAGCCAGCCAGCCAGTTCACGCCGATTGCGGTCCAGTTTGGGTAGGGCGGCTTGCTGAAAATCTGCTGCTTGACGGCCATGATGGTTCCGAACTGGTTCTCCGGGTCTGTGTGGAACGTCGTCACGTCCACAATATCGTCAAACGTGCAGCCGGCTGCGTCCAACGTTGCTTTGAGGTTTTCGAAAGCCAGTTGCACCTGATGTTCGAAATCCGGGTGAGGCGTGCCATCTAAGCGGCTGCCGACCTGTCCGGATACGAACAAAAGGTCACCGGATCGAATGGCGGCCGAATAGCCGTGCTCCTGGTAAAGGGCATGCCTGTTTGCAGGAAAGATTGCGTCACGGTGGTTCATTTTTTCATCCCTTTTCACTGGCTCGCACCCGGTGCATCGAGCTTCACAAGCCGTGCAAGCTGATATACGGTACGTATATGAACTATGAGATATACGCTCCGTATGTCAACTGTAAAATACGCGACGTATGCGAAATAGAGGACGAGATGGCGAGACGACGCGCCGAGATGATGGAGGAGAATCGGGTCAAGCTGATCGCGGCTGCACGAAAGGCCTTCGCCGAAAAAGGGTATTCAGCCGCTTCAATGGATGAGTTGACCGCCGAAGCCGGTCTGACGCGGGGCGCGCTCTACCATAACTTCGGAGACAAGCGTGGGCTTCTGGCGGCGGTCATACATCAGATCGACTCTGAAATGGCGTCGCACGCGCAAGAAATAGGCGAACGTGCGGGAGGCGATTGGCAAGGATTGCTGGCAGAGGGTGCGGCCTATATCGAGATGGCGCTTAATCCGGAAGTGCAACGCATCGTTCTGCTCGATGGACCTGCGGTCTTGGGCGATCCTTCGCAGTGGCCGAGTCAGAGCGGTTGTCTGCAGGCGACTGAGCGAACCGTAGAGCGGCTCATCAAACAAGGAATCATCAAACCCGTTGACGCAGAAGCTGCCGCTCGGCTTCTCAACGGCGCTGCCCTTAATGCTGCTCTATGGATCGCTGCCAGTGACAATCCGCAGGATGTGCTGCCCAAGGCTGTCGAAGCATTCCACTCCTTGGCCACGGGGCTTCTTGTTAGGCACGCATAAACGACCGGCGATCCTAGAGCGCCGCGCGTCTTATTAGACGGGCAAAGGTCGCTGTAGCACTTTGAATTGCTGCATGTCTTTGCCCTTTAATCGAGGTCGATTAAAGGAGACATGCAGTAGGTGTCGTGGATATCACTCGTTTGCACTCGGTTGAAATCCACGCAGCCCGCCGGCACTGCCGCATTCCTCATCGCACAAACAAGAAACCCCGCGGGAAGCGGGGTCTGCTGCATCTCCTGGTCAGTCTCCCTTTTCGGGATGACCCTTTCAGGCCGGGATGACGACCTCGCCGAGCTTGGTCAGTTCGGCGATGAACTGTTCGATGCGAGTCCTCTTCTCGTCGCCGGCACCTTCGAGTTCGGCGCGCACCGAGGCGATGCGGTTCTCGAGCACCGAGACGTCGAGTTCGTCGACATGGACCGCCGATTCGGCAAGCAGCGTGCAGCCGGTCGGCAGGATATCGGCGAAACCGCCGAACACGGCGAAACGCTCGCTCGTGCCGTCGGCCATCTTGACGGTGACAACGCCCGGCTTGACGGTCGTCATGGTCGGCGCGTGATTGGCCATCACGGTCATTTCACCCTCGGTTGCCGGGATGACGACTTCGGTCACCTGCGCGGAAAGCAGCAGGCGCTCCGGGGAAACAAGTTCGAAATTGAAACTGTCGGCCATGACCATTCACTTCTGGTAAGCGCACCGCAACGAACGGCGGCTGTGCATGTTCTCAACCGCTGACGCCGCGGCAGAATGAAAACCGTGGCGCCATGCGCCACGGTTTACGATGTCAGGATCAGGCGGCTTCGGCAGCCAGCTTCTTGGCCTTCTCGATGGCTTCGTCGATGGAGCCGACCATGTAGAAGGCGGCTTCCGGCAGGTGGTCGTACTCGCCATTGACGAGGCCCTTGAAGCCCTTGATCGTGTCTTCGAGCGCGACCAGCTTGCCCGGCGAGCCGGTGAAGACTTCGGCAACGAAGAACGGCTGCGACAGGAAGCGCTCGATCTTGCGGGCGCGGGCGACGGCGAGCTTGTCCTCTTCGGAAAGCTCGTCCATGCCGAGGATGGCGATGATGTCCTGGAGCGCCTTGTAGCGCTGCAGCGTGCCCTGGACCTTACGGGCGACCTCGTAGTGCTCTTCGCCGACGATCATCGGGTCGAGCATGCGCGACGTCGAGTCGAGCGGGTCCACGGCCGGATAGATGCCCTTTTCGGCGATCGAGCGCGACAGAACCGTCGTGGCGTCGAGATGCGCGAACGAGGTCGCCGGCGCCGGGTCGGTCAAGTCGTCAGCCGGAACATAGATCGCCTGAACCGAGGTGATCGAGCCCTTGGTGGTCGTGGTGATGCGCTCCTGCATCGAACCCATGTCCGTGGCGAGCGTCGGCTGGTAACCCACGGCCGACGGAATGCGGCCGAGCAGCGCCGACACTTCCGAACCCGCCTGGGTGAAGCGGAAGATGTTGTCAACGAAGAACAGAACGTCCTGACCTTCGTCACGGAACTGTTCGGCAACCGTCAGGCCGGTCAGAGCGACGCGAGCGCGCGCGCCCGGCGGTTCGTTCATCTGGCCATAGACGAGAGCGGCCTTGGAGCCTTCGCCGCCGCCATGCTTGTTCACGCCCGATTCGATCATTTCATGATAGAGGTCGTTGCCTTCGCGGGTGCGTTCACCCACGCCGGCGAAGACCGAATAACCGCCATGCGCCTTGGCGACGTTGTTGATCAGTTCCATGATCAAAACGGTCTTTCCGACGCCAGCGCCGCCGAAGAGACCGATCTTGCCGCCCTTTGCGTAAGGCGCAAGCAGGTCGACCACCTTGATGCCGGTGACGAGGATCTGCGCTTCCGTCGACTGTTCGACGTAGGAGGGAGCGTCCTGGTGGATCGCGCGGCGTGCCGAGGTTTCCAGCGGGCCGGCTTCGTCGACCGGCTCGCCGATGACGTTCATGATGCGGCCGAGCGTTTCCTTGCCGACCGGAACCGAGATCGGGCCCCCGGTGTCGGTGACCGACTGGCCGCGAACCAGACCTTCGGTCGAGTCCATGGCGATCGTGCGAACCTCGTTTTCGCCGAGATGCTGCGCGACTTCGAGAACGAGGCGGTTGCCCTTGTTGTCGGTTTCCAGCGCGTTCAGGATCTGCGGGAGGTTGCCCTCGTCGAAGGCGACGTCGACGACGGCGCCGATGACCTGCGTGACGCGGCCGACAGCACCGGTAGCCACAGCGGCCGTCTTGGCGGGAGCTGCCTTCTTCGGAGCAGCAGGCTTCTTTGCCGCTGCGGTTTCTTTCGGGGTAGCTGCCTTAGCCATAATTCTTACCCTCTTCTCGTAACCTTAGAGCGCTTCCGCGCCAGAGATGATTTCAATGAGTTCCTTGGTGATCTGCGCCTGCCGCTGACGGTTGTAATTGAGCGTCAGCTTGTTGATCATCTCACCGGCATTGCGCGTCGCATTGTCCATGGCACTCATCTTGGCGCCCATCTCACCGGCGACGTTCTCGAGCAGGGCCCGAAAGATCTGGACCGAAATGTTGCGCGGAATGAGATCCGTGAGGATGGCCGCGGCGTCCGGCTCGTATTCGTAGATCGCCGATGCGCTGCCTGCCTCGGCGGCAACGGTTTCGGCCGATGCCGGGATCAGCTGCTGGGCAGTCGGAACCTGCGAAATGACGGACTTGAACTCGGAATAGAACAAGGTGCAGACGTCGAACTCGCCCTTTTCGAAGAGTTCGATGACCTTGTGACTGATCCGGTCGGCGTTCTCGAAGCCGATCTTCTTGACCTCGCGCAGATCGACGCGGTCGATGATCAGCGACGCGAATTCCCGCCGAAGGATGTCGAAGCCCTTCTTGCCGACGCAGATGATCTTGACCGTCTTGCCCTGCGCGAGCAGCTTGCGCACGTGATCGCGGGCAAAGCGGGCGATCTGCGAGTTGAAGCCGCCGCAGAGGCCGCGTTCGGCCGTGCAGACGATCAACAGGTGCGTGTTGTCCCTGCCGGTGCCCGTCATCAGCTGCGGCACGCTGTCGTCCGCGCCGACCGCCTGGGCGATATTGGCGAGAACGGCAGCCATGCGCTGCGAATAGGGCCGGGCGGCCTCGGCCGCCTCCTGGGCGCGCCGAAGCTTCGCCGCGGCGACCATCTTCATCGCCTTGGTGATCTTCTGCGTCGCCTTGACGGAGGCGATCCGGTTCTTCAGATCCTTAAGTGAAGGCATCCGTTGTCCGTCCTAGTTGGAGTCCGCTCAGGCGAAAGACTTGGCGAAGCTGTCGATAGCGGCCTTCAGCTTGCCCTTGATGTCGTCCGAGATCGCCTTCTCCTTGCGGATGGCCTCCAGCACGTCCTTGCCTTCCGAACGCAGGTAGGAAAGCAGGCCCTGCTCGAACTTGCTGACCTGATTGACGGGCAGCTTGTCGAGGTAGCCGTTGACGCCGGCGAAGATCACCGCAACCTGCTCTTCCGTCTTAAGCGGCGAGAACTGCGGCTGCTTCAGGAGTTCGGTCAGGCGGGCACCGCGGTTCAAGAGGCGCTGCGTCGCGGCGTCGAGATCCGAGCCGAACTGGGCGAAGGCCGCCATTTCGCGATACTGCGCGAGTTCGCCCTTGATCGAGCCGGCAACCTGCTTCATCGCCTTGATCTGGGCGGCGGAGCCGACGCGCGACACCGACAGACCGACATTAACGGCCGGGCGGATACCCTGGTAGAACAGGTCGGTTTCCAGGAAGATCTGGCCGTCGGTGATCGAGATCACGTTCGTCGGAATGAACGCGGACACGTCATTGCCCTGGGTCTCGATGACCGGCAGTGCCGTCAGCGAGCCGGCGCCATTGTCGTCGCTGAGCTTCGCGGCACGCTCCAGCAGGCGCGAATGCAGGTAAAAGACGTCGCCCGGATAGGCTTCGCGGCCCGGCGGGCGGCGGAGCAGCAGCGACATCTGGCGGTAGGCGACGGCCTGCTTGGAGAGGTCGTCATATCCGATCAGAGCGTGCTTGCCATTGTCGCGGAAATATTCGCCCATCGTGCAGCCGGCGAAGGGCGCCAGATACTGCATCGGCGCCGGATCGGAAGCGGTCGCGGCGACGATGATCGAGTACTGCAGCGCACCGCGCTCTTCGAGCACCTTCACGAACTGCGCAACCGTCGAGCGCTTCTGGCCGATGGCGACGTAGACGCAATAGAGCTTGTCACCTTCCGGACCGTTGTCGTGAATGGCCTTCTGATTGAGGATCGTGTCGAGGATGATCGCAGTCTTGCCGGTCTGGCGGTCGCCGATGACGAGCTCGCGCTGGCCGCGGCCGACGGGGATCAGCGCATCGATGGCCTTGAGGCCGGTCGACATCGGCTCGTGAACCGACTTGCGCGGAATGATGCCGGGCGCCTTGACGTCAACGCGGGCGCGCTGCTTGGCATTGATCGGGCCCTTGCCGTCGATCGGGTTGCCGAGCGCGTCGACGACGCGGCCGAGCAGCTCCGGACCAACCGGAACATCCACGATGGCGCCGGTCCGCTTGACCGTGTCGCCTTCCTTGATGTCACGGTCGGAACCGAAGATAACCACGCCGACATTGTCGGATTCGAGGTTCAGCGCCATGCCGCGAATTCCGCCGGGGAATTCGACCATCTCGCCTGCCTGGACATTGTCGAGGCCGTAGACGCGGGCAATACCGTCACCGACGGAAAGCACCTGACCGACTTCGGAGACTTCTGCTTCCTGGCCGAAATTTTTGATCTGATCTTTGAGAATTGCGGAGATTTCCGCGGCGCGGATATCCATCAGCCGACCTCTTTCAGTGCAAGCTTAAGGGTAGAGAGTTTGGTGCGAAGGGAGGTGTCAATCTGGCGGGACCCGACCTTGACGATCAGACCTCCAAGAATAGACGGGTCGACGGTGACGTTGATCGCCACGTCTTTGCCGG includes:
- a CDS encoding metal ABC transporter permease; this translates as MISLDMLTAVFEFEFMRNALIISVLVAIPTAMLSCYLVLKGWSLMGDAISHAVFPGVVVSYIVGLPLAVGAFAAGMCCALLTGYLKENSRIKQDTVMGVVFSGMFGLGLVLYVNIQSDVHLDHILFGDMLGIGWADILETGVIALIAAGVLAVKWRDLLLHAFDPAQARAVGLPVAWLHYGLLAILSLTIVGALKAVGLILAIAMLIAPGAIAYLLTRTFSSMLVTAVLIAVVASFSGVYISFFIDSAPAPTIVLLMTAIFLLAFGYSTWRTARMEAQRSRTR
- a CDS encoding metal ABC transporter permease, coding for MIATLLEPFTYSYMLNAMWVSALVGAVCAFLSAYLMLKGWSLIGDALSHSIVPGVAGAYMLGLPFSLGAFFSGTLAAAAMLFLNQRTRLKEDTIIGLIFTSFFGLGLFMVSLSPTSVNIQTIVLGNILAITPADTLQLAIIGFVSLAILSAKWKDLMVTFFDESHARSIGINTMFLKVLFFALLSASTVAALQTVGAFLVIAMVVTPGATGYLLTDRFPRLIVISIAIGALTSFVGAYASYFLDGATGGIIIVLQTLIFLLAFVLAPKHGLIAARRRASAALEAQR
- the atpA gene encoding F0F1 ATP synthase subunit alpha; amino-acid sequence: MDIRAAEISAILKDQIKNFGQEAEVSEVGQVLSVGDGIARVYGLDNVQAGEMVEFPGGIRGMALNLESDNVGVVIFGSDRDIKEGDTVKRTGAIVDVPVGPELLGRVVDALGNPIDGKGPINAKQRARVDVKAPGIIPRKSVHEPMSTGLKAIDALIPVGRGQRELVIGDRQTGKTAIILDTILNQKAIHDNGPEGDKLYCVYVAIGQKRSTVAQFVKVLEERGALQYSIIVAATASDPAPMQYLAPFAGCTMGEYFRDNGKHALIGYDDLSKQAVAYRQMSLLLRRPPGREAYPGDVFYLHSRLLERAAKLSDDNGAGSLTALPVIETQGNDVSAFIPTNVISITDGQIFLETDLFYQGIRPAVNVGLSVSRVGSAAQIKAMKQVAGSIKGELAQYREMAAFAQFGSDLDAATQRLLNRGARLTELLKQPQFSPLKTEEQVAVIFAGVNGYLDKLPVNQVSKFEQGLLSYLRSEGKDVLEAIRKEKAISDDIKGKLKAAIDSFAKSFA
- a CDS encoding saccharopine dehydrogenase family protein, with protein sequence MKEIVVIGAGKIGSTIARMLAHSGDYRVCVVDRNAEQLQDVAKHDAISSAVVDIADGQALVDLLKGKFAVLSAAPFHLTVAIAEAAARAGIHYLDLTEDVESTRQVKAIAAKANSAFIPQCGLAPGFISIVAYDLAKRFDKLESVRMRVGALPQYPSNALNYNLTWSTDGVINEYIEPCEAIVEGTLVEVPAMEAREEFSLDGVTYEAFNTSGGLGTLCETLASKVRTLNYKTIRYPGHAAIFKALLNDLGLRHRREVLKDILENALPTTTQDVVVIFVTVSGFRDGHLVQETYANKVYSGVVAGRMQSAIQITTAGSICAVLDLLAEDKIPTEGFIRQEDIALDTFLSNRFGRHYAQKHEAERAAS
- a CDS encoding Lrp/AsnC family transcriptional regulator yields the protein MQVTAKDRELLAILSENARMPTATIARRLGLSRTTVQARIERLEREGVIAGYGVRLSETYEKGLVKAHMLITIAPRALSRVTPELAAIREIRTLHSVSGSFDLIAVVAASSISELDLLIDRIGEIDGVEKTLSSIILSTRIDR
- a CDS encoding DUF6030 family protein — its product is MERKHRGRAGIAFFTGAVALIFTAILATVLLANEQRNLKQLLAALGLPASTPEPEEPPAPPRPPPRMPPPQVMLPERIFADLDAPEQQFLRQIRSNPRALCDGLRDAGFRNLEWTAAESGRWECSSLVPFPRPGEEKSSSIFIFVKGSDQDEISSFRVKLNIEHPEDAQAVTSAAARAASVFLTHVRWADRESIALKIQALDAFDLERFGSRIRFAQESGETPRYNFLANQRTETRAKTIAGTYFDREKWLTPGDGSPVTFVLGPAAWNAGGAGRNDRR
- a CDS encoding TetR/AcrR family transcriptional regulator: MARRRAEMMEENRVKLIAAARKAFAEKGYSAASMDELTAEAGLTRGALYHNFGDKRGLLAAVIHQIDSEMASHAQEIGERAGGDWQGLLAEGAAYIEMALNPEVQRIVLLDGPAVLGDPSQWPSQSGCLQATERTVERLIKQGIIKPVDAEAAARLLNGAALNAALWIAASDNPQDVLPKAVEAFHSLATGLLVRHA
- a CDS encoding F0F1 ATP synthase subunit gamma, whose translation is MPSLKDLKNRIASVKATQKITKAMKMVAAAKLRRAQEAAEAARPYSQRMAAVLANIAQAVGADDSVPQLMTGTGRDNTHLLIVCTAERGLCGGFNSQIARFARDHVRKLLAQGKTVKIICVGKKGFDILRREFASLIIDRVDLREVKKIGFENADRISHKVIELFEKGEFDVCTLFYSEFKSVISQVPTAQQLIPASAETVAAEAGSASAIYEYEPDAAAILTDLIPRNISVQIFRALLENVAGEMGAKMSAMDNATRNAGEMINKLTLNYNRQRQAQITKELIEIISGAEAL
- a CDS encoding F0F1 ATP synthase subunit epsilon; this encodes MADSFNFELVSPERLLLSAQVTEVVIPATEGEMTVMANHAPTMTTVKPGVVTVKMADGTSERFAVFGGFADILPTGCTLLAESAVHVDELDVSVLENRIASVRAELEGAGDEKRTRIEQFIAELTKLGEVVIPA
- a CDS encoding RidA family protein, with the protein product MNHRDAIFPANRHALYQEHGYSAAIRSGDLLFVSGQVGSRLDGTPHPDFEHQVQLAFENLKATLDAAGCTFDDIVDVTTFHTDPENQFGTIMAVKQQIFSKPPYPNWTAIGVNWLAGFDFEIKVIARIPSAV
- the atpD gene encoding F0F1 ATP synthase subunit beta is translated as MAKAATPKETAAAKKPAAPKKAAPAKTAAVATGAVGRVTQVIGAVVDVAFDEGNLPQILNALETDNKGNRLVLEVAQHLGENEVRTIAMDSTEGLVRGQSVTDTGGPISVPVGKETLGRIMNVIGEPVDEAGPLETSARRAIHQDAPSYVEQSTEAQILVTGIKVVDLLAPYAKGGKIGLFGGAGVGKTVLIMELINNVAKAHGGYSVFAGVGERTREGNDLYHEMIESGVNKHGGGEGSKAALVYGQMNEPPGARARVALTGLTVAEQFRDEGQDVLFFVDNIFRFTQAGSEVSALLGRIPSAVGYQPTLATDMGSMQERITTTTKGSITSVQAIYVPADDLTDPAPATSFAHLDATTVLSRSIAEKGIYPAVDPLDSTSRMLDPMIVGEEHYEVARKVQGTLQRYKALQDIIAILGMDELSEEDKLAVARARKIERFLSQPFFVAEVFTGSPGKLVALEDTIKGFKGLVNGEYDHLPEAAFYMVGSIDEAIEKAKKLAAEAA